The Buteo buteo chromosome 6, bButBut1.hap1.1, whole genome shotgun sequence genomic interval TGCACAATCTCAGCGCCGTGCTGGGGTGGCCCTGCACAGAGGGGTGTTTCCACCAGAAAAAGCATGagatgctgctggagctgggcagagaCTTGGGGCCAGGTCTTGTTGTGGCTCGAGGGTGGGGGTgatggtgctggggggggtcctgccacCGCTGTGGGCTCTGATGGCTGAGCATGATCAGCCGCTGCGAGTGGTGGCAGTGGGGAAGGAGGCCCTGAACTCCCTTGTGAACCCCTTTTTGATAAGGTACAGCAGAGTTGCACGTCTCATGTAGCCACTCCTGGTCCTGCGATTAGCAGCAAACAACAGAGCAATGCTCTTGAAAGATGAGTTTTTCCAAGCGGGAGCAGCTGGTAACTTTGACTCAGTAGCAGTGTATGGCACTGACCCTGTTGTGTTTGTCTCCATTTTCTAGTCCCTTATATTCCTTGTTCGTGACTGGAGCTTCCCGTATGAATTTTCCTATGGATCTGATGGTGGTGCAAGATTTCTGGAGAAGCGGCTGAAGGTGTGTTCTTTCTGATCTGGGTTTATTTAATGAGCAGTGCTAGCCTGGGGGTATGCTCATGGGTGACGGAGAGTGAAGAGGCAAATCTGGTTTGTGACCCAGGGATGATACGCTGCCATCACCTGCGTGGATGGAGAGCACACAGAGCAGGAGGGTGAGACTTCAATCTGGGGGACAACCAGCTCTGGAGAGTGTAAtcctgggcagggagcagggaatGGGGTGCAGAGCACCAGCACCAGTGAGGGTTCAGCTGCATGGCCACAGCACTGGCTGTTAGGTGTGAGCTGCAGTGTACAGAGATGCTGGTTACGGTCACACTTACCCAGTGCCTTAAAATCACATAAGAGGCATTTTAGGAGGCTGAATTTCCTTGCCACGTTCAGTGGAGGGCTGAGGCTTCTGACCAAGCCCAGGCTCACTGGGGCTCTcttgctgggagcagctgggagagacGTTAACGATGGGAGTCAGCAGATTCCCTAGAGACTAGGAACGATGTTTTAGTAATAGGTAGTTGTACAGTAAAACTGGTGGGCGAGAGCTCCACTGGGATTAATCAGGAAATGCATGGGTGATTTGGTAGTGGAGAGACCTAATTAAATGCAAGACAAGAAAGGCCCTAGTGGGAAATCCCAAATGTTTTTGTATTCCAatcatacacacacatgcacattttCCAAACGATAATAACATGCCCCAGGGTATGTGGTCAGAAATACGCTAGTTCCTTGGTTGCTGGGAGAGCCTTGTCTTTCTCCTCATGTGGCATACCCCCACGGGATGTCCTTCTGTGTCGCTTTTTGCTGCTCTAAGTAGTCACAGTGCAGAGTACCCCATGCTCCTGCCAGTACCACTGGCCCAGCGTTACCGGTGTCCCCATCAGAAGGAAACCCCCCGACCCCAAACTGGTCTCTCGCAGGTCTCGGGAAATCAGCATGAAGAGCTGCAGAACGTCAGAAAGCACATCCATTCTTGCTTCACCAAAATCTCCTGCTTCCTCTTACCTCACCCGGGCCTGAAAGTTGCCACCAACCCtaattttgatggaaaactGAAAGGTATGAAGGCAAAGGTCTGGTTTTTAAGTGGATAGCTTAGATGCCCTGGCAGACTGTCCCGCTGGTTCCTGAAACCTCTGTAAGTATTTTCCATGACAAAACTGGGAGAGAGGTTGGATCCTCCTCCCAATGATGTACACGTGCTCGGCCCATTCTTCCGAGTCCAGCAGCTGCCTGTTTATTGCCAGATGCTGTTAACTTAGGACAGAGGTGGAGGCCAAAAAGGTGTGGGAGGCTGAAAAGGTCTCAGAGCCACTGGCAATAAGCACTGTCAGGACAGAGGGCTGATAGGCAACTAGGGAAGGGCAGGGCTGAGATAGGAAATTTATGGGCACGGTGTTAAGCCTGCAATTAACTCCTGTGCCTCACTTGCAATTCAGCACAGATGCAGAGCGGTGCAGACTGGTTGCTGCGAGGCAGGCTGGTGCTTGTGGAGGGTGGAAGGCGGGTTGCACGTGCTCTCAAGGGAactttatttcactttgaaaaactTTCCAAGGAATATATAATCTTCCTGACTTATCTGATCAGTGGTTTCCCTACAGGGCAGACTTAGTtcaacaggtaaaaaaaaagaggaaggaacaaAAGCCGTGGTAAGATTCTCCACCCTGAAAGGAGCCACatgctgtggatttttttagttgtttgttGTGAACCAAGCGCTTACCAGCATCGCTGTTTAGAGGCTGCTTGCAATCTTAGCAAtagatttctttctgtctgctaatttattttactttttctctggttttgtctggCTAGTGGTCAGACTTGTTCTTCTGGCAAACTCCATGCTAACTGGCAAGCAGGACAGTGAGGCAGTGGGGGGGAAGCGCACTGGTGGAAGCTGAGCTGATCTCTGTTAGTTCCCCCCTTAATTTCAGCTGCTGAGTAGTATTGAACAAGTGGTGTGTGCAGAACTCGCACAGGGGTTGTCAGTGGCTTCTTGACACCATTTTTGTTGTTCCCTCAGAGCTGTATGCAGCTTTTTGTGCTCTGATGGAAGAAATGTGGAGAAACTTCCCCTCTCTCCTTACGTTCCAAATGCCTGGATAGTgcattgttttttctgtctccagCCTCACACAGTTTAGTTTAAATGGCAATAAATGGATGTCAGACACTATGAAGCCATAAGAATGACTGTTAGGAGATAGTCTGCCTCTGTTGAAGTGACACAAGCAGCCCATGGACCCCTCAAATGGCTCCCTGTGCCAGCTCTGTGCTTTGGCAAAGGGGAGAGGCTGGTAGGAGCAGAGATTGTGCCCGTTCCTGGTACCCACATCAAGGGGTGTCTGATGGTGCAATGTAAATGCATAGTCACTTGCAGGAGTCCTTAGTGTACGTGTACCAAGCACCTAATGGTTtgcaaaagctttaaaatgctttgcaatGAGAATTTCACATATGGGTTCATAGTCGACCAAGAATTCAACACAGGAAATCTTACCTGCTGGCACAGGAGGTGGCAGGGATGAGAGCCAGAGAGCCTAAGCCCTGGCAGAAGATTTCCACTACAGGTGCCATGGAGCAGGGCAAAGGGAAGAAGGCACAGCATGTGTCCATACCCTATACACTAAATACCATGATTTGCAAAGAGTGTATGTGTCTAGGCAAGAGGATGCTGCTCTCTGGCTATCAGCGTTGCGTGGACATCACCAATGTCATCagcaaaagcaggtttttttcccatgtggTCACATTTGTGTTTGCGCAAGTATTTTTGAGACCACGAAGCTGGTTTGTGGATATATGCGCAGCTATATATTCTGTCCGTGGGTTAAGTAACATCTTAACTAGGGCCACAATCATTTCTGAGCGCTCACATCACTAAATTATAGGGTGTCTGAGTCTCTGGCTTGACTctcctgcttttgtttcatgttgGCACACACTGAAGCACAAGTCTGACGTGGGGCTGGTACTGACGACATTgggttttatttccagaaatagATGATGAGTTCATAAAGAACTTGAAGATTTTGATTCCTTGGCTGCTTAGTCCCGAGAGCCTGGATGTTAAGGAGATCAATGGAAACCATATCACCTGTCGAGGCCTTGTGGAGTATTTTAAGGTATTGGCTTATTTAAGAGAAAGTGGGCTTTTTCATCTGTGGCACACTTGCACTTTTGCTGTAATTAaaggggaaagcagcagcaggcaggccaGCATTTGATGGCTGGAGGAAATGTTCTTGGTCTAGCTAACAGTCCTGACTCCCATTGCTGCAGAAAGCGAACACCTCATGGTTGTGTATTTGACCACGCAGTAAGCCCAAGAAGTGGGCAGGGctgttttcctctcctggaGGATTGAGGTCCAGAGGGAGGTAGGCTGAGGACCATATTCCTACTGCCTTTggaaaaagctgatttttgttGTCATGACTACTGAGACATTTTAATGCAAGACTTCAGTGAGTAATTCTCACCACCTACTCTCCAGGGCTACCTGActctggctccttctccttcagtgaaGGGTGGAGGTAGGTGCAAATCTGATGGTATAGATACTTAGTGTAAGTGGTGGAGTGAGAGCCTTGAGTCACTGACCCAGGCCACCCAAGGAGTCGATCTCGAGCCATGTTATGTAGCATTTTCTGACAGAGCATCCCCTGCCGAAGCCACCTTGTGCCAGGAACGTCCTcctcttctgtgcttttaacATCCTGTTAAAGCTGCGTCTGGTACTGGGTGGGGGTGTTTGCGTGTTGCTCATGTATGATGCATtcaatgtgattttattttctgtgcactGTTTTGCAGGCATACATAAAGATCTACCAAGGGGAAGAATTGCCACACCCAAAGTCGATGCTGCAGGTACGTGAGTGTGAGCTGTGAGCTGGTGAGCATTCATGCACTGTAATTGCCATTGATTTCCAGTTAATTGTCAGAGGCGTCCAGCTAGTGCAGCACATTGGGtcttctgtgattttatttcaaatgcctTACTGTAACAACCCAAGAAATAGCCCTTTTGGAAGTATCTGGCAGTCACAAGTCTGATACGGCTTAGCAATTGCGGTAGCACGGCTTGTGCACCTTGGCCGAACTGTGGTGACTCGCTGTCTGTGCAGACGGCGTCAGCCAGCTTAGCTGAAATTGTTCCCCCGCAGGTAAATGGCATCGTCTTTGGCTGTGGTGGGGCCACACACAGAGGTGACGTGGCCCCCGCGCACGGGCAGcggctgctgggctgcagctctgctctctgagCCAGACGGCTTTGCAGGAGGTTGGAGCTCTAGATGTTTACATATGACTGAGccttttatctgttttcttgctgtttccCGCAGCCAAAGCCAAAGTTTTCATTGGTCTGGCTCGGAGGGTAGGAGTCCTTTCTTCATGCAGGCTTTTGCCTGGGGGACTGAGGAGACTGGATGTGTAAATATGGGACAATCTTATTTGGCATTGGTCAGAGCCTGGGGAAAGTACACTTGGCTAAGACAAGGGAGCTGTTTAATTCTGTACGTGTGCACCAGGGTACTGTGCACATGTCCTGGCCATGTACACGTGTGGACCTTGGGTAGCCAGGCAGCCAGTGGCTGCTAATCTCTGCAATAATGGTTTTTAACCCTGTCTTTCTGCAGCTAAGCTTTGTACCCCTTTTGCCCTTTTTGCAGGCCACAGCAGAAGCCAACAATTTAGCAGCAGTTGCCACTGCCAAAGACACTTACAGCAGGAGAATGGAAGAGGTAGGTCGTGCCGAGCGTGTTGTTTCACAGCGCTCATGTCTCCTGGCTCTCCTGTCCTTCTGGGGGAACCTCCCTGCCTGGGTTCCTGGTAGAAAACGTCCTGCATGGACTTGATCAGGACTGGTCACAGTGCTGCATGTTCAGGGTCCCAAAGAGGGTCTCTCCTATGTTcacggtagaaaaggggctttctcagaggctggaggagagcaaTGCCCGGTCAGGGTATCATGGCAGGTCAGGGGAGGGTGATTGACAAATGGTCACTGTTTCATCCGATGACAGCTTTTTGCAGACCATGTGGCCTCTGCTGAATTTGCATCCTCTTCCCAGCATTCCCTAGCGTGGGTAGATGCAACCCAAAAATGTGATATAGAGGGGTGGTAGTGCTCCGTGACCATGCAACCTGTTCTGTGGCTGGTGCTAATTAGGGGATAAAGTCATTATAACTGGCTTTTCACCTATGCCCTGCCCTGTCAGCCCATCTCTCAGCTCTGGCGAGGGGATGGTTGTGATGTCTGAAGGTGAAGCTCAGACCCCAGACTGTCTCCAGCCACTTCCAGGCCCCCACTCTGTTCATCAATATTGGAGATCGCTGCCGATTGGCAGGAAAGGGGTGCGGAGCTGTGTGGCCAAATCATCTGTGGACTGCCCTGAGCCTTAAAACTCACATGTCCGTActcagaagcagaaggaaaatgccACGGAGTTTCCAGCACTAAAAAATACTGGGGTTCAGGGTCCTGCTGGTCAGTGTAGCTCAGCCGTCAGTGTTGGCCGAGATCCTGGCTTGGGCTGTGAGGCAATCAAGTAGGGGAGCTGTGGGACGCAGCTTCCCAGTGCAGACACCCGCTGCTCCGTTTTAACCTGCACCTTGCAGAGTTAAAGTCATGGAGGTCTTCCTGCAGGATCTAGTGGTCTGTGCCAAACAGGAGCCTGTAGAGCCCTCATTCCAGTGGTTTGCATGCCAGAGCAcaggagctgtgggtgctgaggtTTGTGGAGTGATTGGACTGTGTTTTCCACGCAGGTCTGTGGTGGGGACAAGCCCTTCCTTGCACCTAGTGACCTCCAGACCAAGCACAtggagctgaaggaggaggCTGTGAAGCTGTTTCGTGGGGTGAAGAAGATGGGTGGGGAGGAGTTCAGCCGTCGCTacctccagcagctggagaacGAGATAGATGAGCTCTACATCCAGTACATCAAGCACAATGACAGCAAGAATATCTTCCACGCCGCCCGCACCCCTGCCACGCTCTTTGTGGTCATCTTCATCACTTATGTGATAGCTGGAGTGACCGGCTTCATTGGCTTGGACATCATAGCCAGTCTGTGCAACATGATCATGGGCTTGACACTTATCACACTGTGTACCTGGGCATATATCAGATACTCTGGGGAGTACAGAGAACTGGGCGCAGTAATAGACCAAGTGGCCGCAGCGTTATGGGACCAGGTAGGATAAAGagcttttgatttaaaacaaacaaacaaacaaacaaaccccaccgAGTTCTTAAGTGTCGAGTTTCCTggggcttttctttccctttgaaatGGCTTTTGCGTTTAGGGTTGTTAGATGCTCCAGCTGGGCCTGCCTGGGCAGATCCAGCTGCTTGAGCTGGTTGTGCTATGATCAGTGGGGGAAGACCTGTGCCCTGTCTTCTTCAGACAGCAGGACAATGAGTTTTAATCCAT includes:
- the ATL1 gene encoding atlastin-1 isoform X3; the encoded protein is MARNRRERSSWGSFAEKTYEWSSEEEESVRKAGPVQVLIVKDDHSFELDEAALNRILLSEAVRDKEVVAVSVAGAFRKGKSFLMDFMLRYMYNKEAVDWVGDYNEPLTGFSWRGGSERETTGIQIWSEVFLVDKPDGKKVAVLLMDTQGTFDSQSTLRDSATVFALSTMISSIQVYNLSQNVQEDDLQHLQLFTEYGRLAMEETFLKPFQSLIFLVRDWSFPYEFSYGSDGGARFLEKRLKVSGNQHEELQNVRKHIHSCFTKISCFLLPHPGLKVATNPNFDGKLKEIDDEFIKNLKILIPWLLSPESLDVKEINGNHITCRGLVEYFKAYIKIYQGEELPHPKSMLQATAEANNLAAVATAKDTYSRRMEEVCGGDKPFLAPSDLQTKHMELKEEAVKLFRGVKKMGGEEFSRRYLQQLENEIDELYIQYIKHNDSKNIFHAARTPATLFVVIFITYVIAGVTGFIGLDIIASLCNMIMGLTLITLCTWAYIRYSGEYRELGAVIDQVAAALWDQGSTNEALYKLYSAAATHRHLYHHAFPAQKAEPAEGSERKKV